In a genomic window of Bicyclus anynana chromosome 5, ilBicAnyn1.1, whole genome shotgun sequence:
- the LOC112047645 gene encoding uncharacterized protein LOC112047645, translating to MPRNYKRTTDRQSWSEESMRKAIHPGRVVTQFQIAGLFKEAYGKAATVQNGCNGFKSTGIWPLNPEIFPDYMYEPAETTNIPALADTTNMQFHQQIGPIPVSIAGPSTQQPDNLMSLPGTQHIIRAVTPDNNDTTVQTTDSTETTDNLTANTGQDLIIPGANENCPSIGNELHPSSHTLAVPMEVLSSVPKGLYVSGQGKRKPTKHQTSLVLTSTPNMNEIKAKNESKAPSEKKKRKVTKTIFHEDRQEENCPNYTQDDEEDCACIYCNDLYSRSKPGEDWLRCLKCSHWAHASCADVSKRTKRFIFELCL from the coding sequence ATGCCACGTAATTATAAGCGTACGACTGATCGTCAATCCTGGAGTGAGGAATCAATGCGCAAAGCTATACACCCAGGGCGTGTTGTTACACAATTTCAAATTGCTGGCCTGTTCAAAGAAGCTTATGGTAAGGCAGCTACAGTGCAAAATGGTTGTAACGGATTTAAGAGCACTGGGATTTGGCCTCTAAATCCAGAAATATTTCCCGATTATATGTATGAACCAGCAGAGACTACAAACATACCTGCACTGGCAGACACCACCAATATGCAATTTCATCAGCAAATAGGTCCTATTCCAGTTTCCATAGCAGGACCCTCCACACAACAGCCAGACAATTTAATGTCACTTCCTGGAACGCAACATATAATCCGCGCCGTTACACCTGACAATAACGACACAACAGTTCAAACAACCGACTCTACTGAAACAACTGATAATTTAACAGCAAACACTGGTCAAGACCTTATTATACCTGGTGCAAATGAAAATTGCCCATCTATTGGTAATGAATTACATCCCTCATCTCATACTTTAGCAGTGCCTATGGAAGTTTTATCTTCTGTCCCAAAAGGACTTTACGTAAGTGGCCAAGGCAAACGTAAGCCAACGAAACACCAAACATCTTTAGTTTTGACTTCCACTCCAAATATGAACGAAATTAAGGCTAAAAATGAGTCTAAAGCTCCTTCAGAAAAGAAAAAACGAAAGGTTACCAAAACCATATTCCATGAAGACAGACAAGAGGAAAATTGTCCAAATTACACTCAAGATGACGAAGAAGATTGCGCATGCATTTATTGCAACGATCTTTATTCACGATCAAAACCTGGAGAAGACTGGTTGCGGTGTTTAAAATGTTCGCATTGGGCCCACGCTTCTTGCGCGGACGTTTCTAAACGAACCAAGCGGTTCATTTTCGAGCTttgcttataa